A window of the Lactuca sativa cultivar Salinas chromosome 5, Lsat_Salinas_v11, whole genome shotgun sequence genome harbors these coding sequences:
- the LOC111900641 gene encoding monocopper oxidase-like protein SKU5 isoform X2 has product MPSKFWWIFLNSFVGLFNFAFAGDPFVYYDWTISYITASPLGVKQQVIAIDGQFPGPILEATTNWNVVVNVKNDLDEPVLLTWNGIQHRRNSWQDGVLGTNCPIPAGWNWTYEFQVKDQIGSFFYFPSTNFQRAAGGYGGITINNRDVIAVPFGAPDGDITLVIGDWFIKSHKDLRKDIEKGVDLGSPDGILFNGLGPYRYDSSIVPDGIAYQVINVEPGKTYRFRVHNVGTSTSLNFRIQNHNLLLVETEGSYTVQQNYSNMDIHVGQSYSFLVTMDQPASNDYYIVASPRFVNSTKASGVAILHYSNSQAPASGPLPDLPNESDPSFSMTQARSIRMNVSAGAARPNPQGSFKYGEITVTDVFLLLNKPPEIIDGKRRTTLNGISFFVPSTPLKLAQQYNVLGIYKLDFPNRPMNRPSIIDTSVINGTFKGFIEIILQNNDSTVQSYHLDGYAFFVVGMDYGVWTENSRNVYNKWDGVARSTTQVFPGAWTAILVYLDNAGLWNLRAQNLDSWYLGQEVYLSVVNPEVTEKTELSLPENTIFCGVLSSLQKDQAQRVKFSSAPSIPTLVTRIFIALIITFVGISVR; this is encoded by the exons atgccctcaaaATTTTGGTGGATTTTCTTGAATTCTTTTGTGGGTTTGTTTAATTTTGCTTTTGCAGGAGACCCATTTGTGTATTATGACTGGACAATCTCTTACATCACAGCATCACCGCTTGGCGTTAAACAACAG GTGATTGCAATAGACGGGCAATTTCCGGGACCAATTTTGGAAGCAACGACAAATTGGAACGTTGTTGTCAATGTAAAGAACGATCTTGATGAACCCGTGCTTCTCACATG GAATGGAATCCAACATAGAAGGAACTCATGGCAAGATGGTGTGTTGGGGACAAATTGTCCTATTCCTGCTGGATGGAATTGGACATATGAGTTTCAAGTTAAGGATCAGATTGGTAGTTTTTTCTACTTCCCTTCAACAAATTTCCAAAGAGCTGCAGGCGGATATGGAGGAATCACCATTAACAACAGAGACGTTATTGCTGTACCCTTCGGTGCTCCTGATGGAGACATTACACTTGTCATCGGGGACTGGTTTATAAAGAGTCATAAG GATCTTAGGAAAGATATTGAAAAAGGGGTCGATCTTGGATCTCCTGATGGTATTTTGTTCAATGGGCTAGGTCCTTATCGATATGATAGTAGCATCGTTCCTGATGGAATTGCATACCAGGTGATAAATGTCGAACCAG GAAAAACATACCGCTTTCGTGTACACAATGTTGGTACCTCAACAAGTCTAAACTTCAGAATCCAAAACCATAACTTGCTTCTTGTAGAAACCGAAGGTTCATACACAGTACAACAGAATTATTCAAACATGGATATTCATGTTGGCCAATCGTATTCTTTCTTGGTGACTATGGATCAACCTGCAAGTAACGATTATTACATTGTTGCCAGTCCACGGTTTGTGAATTCAACAAAAGCTTCAGGAGTTGCAATTTTGCACTATTCAAATTCCCAAGCGCCCGCTTCAGGTCCTCTCCCGGATCTCCCTAACGAATCCGACCCGTCTTTCTCAATGACTCAAGCACGATCCATAAG aATGAATGTTTCTGCGGGTGCGGCACGTCCGAATCCACAAGGGTCTTTCAAGTATGGTGAGATTACAGTAACGGATGTATTTCTACTCTTGAATAAGCCACCTGAAATTATAGATGGAAAAAGGCGTACTACTCTTAATGGTATATCTTTCTTTGTTCCTTCAACACCATTGAAGCTTGCTCAACAGTATAATGTTCTTGGAATCTACAAGCTTGATTTCCCAAATCGACCAATGAATCGCCCTTCAATAATCGACACGTCTGTGATTAATGGGACATTCAAAGGATTTATTGAAATTATACTCCAAAATAATGATTCCACAGTTCAGAGCTACCATTTGGATGGCTATGCGTTTTTTGTAGTCGG GATGGATTATGGAGTATGGACGGAGAACAGTAGAAATGTTTACAACAAGTGGGATGGGGTGGCTCGCAGTACTACTCAG GTTTTCCCAGGAGCATGGACAGCTATTCTGGTTTATCTTGATAATGCGGGATTATGGAACCTAAGAGCACAAAACCTAGATTCATGGTACCTTGGACAAGAAGTTTATTTGAGTGTGGTTAATCCTGAGGTCACTGAAAAAACCGAGCTGTCTTTGCCTGAAAATACAATCTTTTGTGGCGTATTATCATCCTTGCAAAA GGATCAGGCTCAAAGAGTTAAATTTTCAAGTGCACCTTCAATTCCCACATTAGTTACACGAATCTTTATTGCATTAATCATCACATTTGTTGGAATTTCTGTGAGGTGA
- the LOC111900641 gene encoding monocopper oxidase-like protein SKU5 isoform X1, with amino-acid sequence MPSKFWWIFLNSFVGLFNFAFAGDPFVYYDWTISYITASPLGVKQQVIAIDGQFPGPILEATTNWNVVVNVKNDLDEPVLLTWNGIQHRRNSWQDGVLGTNCPIPAGWNWTYEFQVKDQIGSFFYFPSTNFQRAAGGYGGITINNRDVIAVPFGAPDGDITLVIGDWFIKSHKDLRKDIEKGVDLGSPDGILFNGLGPYRYDSSIVPDGIAYQVINVEPGKTYRFRVHNVGTSTSLNFRIQNHNLLLVETEGSYTVQQNYSNMDIHVGQSYSFLVTMDQPASNDYYIVASPRFVNSTKASGVAILHYSNSQAPASGPLPDLPNESDPSFSMTQARSIRMNVSAGAARPNPQGSFKYGEITVTDVFLLLNKPPEIIDGKRRTTLNGISFFVPSTPLKLAQQYNVLGIYKLDFPNRPMNRPSIIDTSVINGTFKGFIEIILQNNDSTVQSYHLDGYAFFVVGMDYGVWTENSRNVYNKWDGVARSTTQVFPGAWTAILVYLDNAGLWNLRAQNLDSWYLGQEVYLSVVNPEVTEKTELSLPENTIFCGVLSSLQKQEIESGSLSLSTLVSSFWVQSRPNVVQPLQSYVTNGVLKDNLIFSFIYLFIFKIECRDQAQRVKFSSAPSIPTLVTRIFIALIITFVGISVR; translated from the exons atgccctcaaaATTTTGGTGGATTTTCTTGAATTCTTTTGTGGGTTTGTTTAATTTTGCTTTTGCAGGAGACCCATTTGTGTATTATGACTGGACAATCTCTTACATCACAGCATCACCGCTTGGCGTTAAACAACAG GTGATTGCAATAGACGGGCAATTTCCGGGACCAATTTTGGAAGCAACGACAAATTGGAACGTTGTTGTCAATGTAAAGAACGATCTTGATGAACCCGTGCTTCTCACATG GAATGGAATCCAACATAGAAGGAACTCATGGCAAGATGGTGTGTTGGGGACAAATTGTCCTATTCCTGCTGGATGGAATTGGACATATGAGTTTCAAGTTAAGGATCAGATTGGTAGTTTTTTCTACTTCCCTTCAACAAATTTCCAAAGAGCTGCAGGCGGATATGGAGGAATCACCATTAACAACAGAGACGTTATTGCTGTACCCTTCGGTGCTCCTGATGGAGACATTACACTTGTCATCGGGGACTGGTTTATAAAGAGTCATAAG GATCTTAGGAAAGATATTGAAAAAGGGGTCGATCTTGGATCTCCTGATGGTATTTTGTTCAATGGGCTAGGTCCTTATCGATATGATAGTAGCATCGTTCCTGATGGAATTGCATACCAGGTGATAAATGTCGAACCAG GAAAAACATACCGCTTTCGTGTACACAATGTTGGTACCTCAACAAGTCTAAACTTCAGAATCCAAAACCATAACTTGCTTCTTGTAGAAACCGAAGGTTCATACACAGTACAACAGAATTATTCAAACATGGATATTCATGTTGGCCAATCGTATTCTTTCTTGGTGACTATGGATCAACCTGCAAGTAACGATTATTACATTGTTGCCAGTCCACGGTTTGTGAATTCAACAAAAGCTTCAGGAGTTGCAATTTTGCACTATTCAAATTCCCAAGCGCCCGCTTCAGGTCCTCTCCCGGATCTCCCTAACGAATCCGACCCGTCTTTCTCAATGACTCAAGCACGATCCATAAG aATGAATGTTTCTGCGGGTGCGGCACGTCCGAATCCACAAGGGTCTTTCAAGTATGGTGAGATTACAGTAACGGATGTATTTCTACTCTTGAATAAGCCACCTGAAATTATAGATGGAAAAAGGCGTACTACTCTTAATGGTATATCTTTCTTTGTTCCTTCAACACCATTGAAGCTTGCTCAACAGTATAATGTTCTTGGAATCTACAAGCTTGATTTCCCAAATCGACCAATGAATCGCCCTTCAATAATCGACACGTCTGTGATTAATGGGACATTCAAAGGATTTATTGAAATTATACTCCAAAATAATGATTCCACAGTTCAGAGCTACCATTTGGATGGCTATGCGTTTTTTGTAGTCGG GATGGATTATGGAGTATGGACGGAGAACAGTAGAAATGTTTACAACAAGTGGGATGGGGTGGCTCGCAGTACTACTCAG GTTTTCCCAGGAGCATGGACAGCTATTCTGGTTTATCTTGATAATGCGGGATTATGGAACCTAAGAGCACAAAACCTAGATTCATGGTACCTTGGACAAGAAGTTTATTTGAGTGTGGTTAATCCTGAGGTCACTGAAAAAACCGAGCTGTCTTTGCCTGAAAATACAATCTTTTGTGGCGTATTATCATCCTTGCAAAA ACAAGAAATCGAGAGTGGGTCCCTGTCCCTGTCCACTCTTGTTTCATCCTTTTGGGTTCAGTCCAGACCAAATGTAGTACAGCCTCTTCAGTCATATGTAACAAATGGGGTCTTAAAGGACAATCTtatcttttcttttatttatttatttatttttaaaattgaaTGCAGGGATCAGGCTCAAAGAGTTAAATTTTCAAGTGCACCTTCAATTCCCACATTAGTTACACGAATCTTTATTGCATTAATCATCACATTTGTTGGAATTTCTGTGAGGTGA